A stretch of DNA from Cryptomeria japonica chromosome 4, Sugi_1.0, whole genome shotgun sequence:
AGTTTATGGAAGAAAATAATACATATGGTGTCTGATATGCAAGCAAAGTCACTGATGGGTGAGGACGTACATGTGATTAATCATCAGACAACccaaaagcctacaattgcaataaataggcatgaaacagagttgtacataaattagtaagcatataaacactaaAAAAAAATGGATAAAAAACATACTAGGGGTATATGAGGTCGAGCCTTAGTGATTGGTGGGCCATGGTATGAAGAACTATCAACCTCAGTGTTACCTGAAACAccatacaaaattgaaaaaaaaaatatcgtatacattattaaattcaagttttaattatttcttttaaatGTACTTCAATGTATCTAGGTGAAAGTGCATACTATAAACAAGACACCAACATCTCGAGGTATGGAGGTAAGATGATGGGGCTCCCTCCATGATGTGGTATGAACCCTCCTCTTCtcaaaaaaattgactcatgttatggttcatatgtgtatatatattaaatttaatattgcactataaattatataaataaatttgtacctttcTAGGATGATCATCATCTACACATAGGAGattaacatatgaagagatgacatcatcATATCCACCATAGGATGCATCAGCATTGGCGAGATCACCGTCTCCTCCATGTGGGCAGCATCACTCTAGGGACCTGTACATATACCCTACAACTCTTGCAAACATGTGCTATGTTGGGGTTAGCCCACACCTAGTGCAACTACTCTAACAAATTGCCCGAAAGGGAACTTAGTGAACGTAGAGAAGATTCAACTGCTCGATGATGAATGAGTGCAGGAACAACTGATGTAGGAAGAGGAACAAGGGGATCATCATGCACACAATTTCTAACTCTATTACTTTGATCTAATgtcaaagtaattgggttttttacccaattcaaattctacccataatttttttacaaaatacaTCGATACCTAATGAttagagtgtggtggatggtcaaataccatccaccaatgCTCCCAAAAGTGAACAACTATCTGTGGGTGCCTACATCATCTAATAGATATAcatgagagagttcataaagggcgagagagagagagagagtgagggagagagagaaaaaagTACAGAGTCCattaatggagagagagagagagagagagagagaaagagagagagagagagagattgagtaGCTAATGATAGAGTGTGAGTGAtataatgagagagggagagagagagaaaagatgagcaagttcataaagggatagaaaagaggagagagtagctaatgagacaGGGGGAGAGATAAAAGAGGAGAGaattcatagagagagagagagagtagctaatgagatagagagtgagatagagagatctaGAGAGAATGAGTGAATtatagagagagagtaggtaatgagagagagtgtgAGTGACTGAGTGAgtcagagagagagagaagctaatGAGAGatagtgagtgagagagagagagtaggtaataagAGAGAGTGAGCGAGATAGAGAGAGAGTGTTAGTGaaaacatttatacataacattagaaacatatagaacgtaacatttcaacatatcaaaaagaattttaaacatttaaacatctaactatacacatgtatatacaaacACGAAAATTtaaaattactatttaatttacatttcaccttccataaaaaaatttataattaaatacaacatttagaaatataaatttaaacattcaaacttttatgcaTGATTAAAATAAAGAGAGCTAGAGAGAGGGGGGAGTAGGCAAATTGAGAGACAATGAGTGAGAGAGAGttaatgagggagagagagaaaagaggagagagtagctaatagtagagggagagagagaaaagagcaaagAGTtcatagagacagagagagagtagctaatgagagagagggagtgagatagagagagagagcaggtaatgagagagagtgagtgagatagagagaaagtgtgagtgagagagagagagatggagagagagtagctaatgagagagagagagtatctAATGAGAGAGTGAGTGAGACAGAGAGAGAGTGAGCGAGATCTAGAGAGAGAGTGTGAGTCAGATAtatataaatagagagagagagagggagagaaatttaagcatttaaacatctaactatagatgtataatatttaaatatatgtagcattggggtgaaaatgggtctaaggaatcttatgtcataaaaggtcctactaaggggtcctaggtatcttaaggggtcttagGTATCTTAAAAGTTCCTAGGTTATACTAAGGGATCCTAGTAAACTTCTAACTATACATgtttaacatttatacataacattagaAATATATAGAATGTagcatttcaacatatcaaaaagaaatataaacatttaaacatctaactatacacatgtataacatttaaatatatgtagcattggggtgaaaatgggtctaaggatgTAGTAAGATGTATTAAAGGGTTCTCGGTTTCTTACAGGGTCAAAACATGTCCTAGAATGTATTAAGGCATCCTataatgtcttaagaggtcctaggatgtactaaaaaagtcttagagagagagagagggtaatgagagagagagagagggggggggagagagagagagagagagaggggggagagagagagagaggggggagagagagagagagaggggggagagagagagagggttattgttcattttctatctatagtttattgtttgttttctatctagggtttattgttcagtttttttctagggtttattgttcgtttgttttgtatctagggtttattgttcgtttGTTTTCTACCTAGGATTTATTGTTCATTTGTTTTATGTGTAgggtttattattcatttattttatgtctagggtttattgttcatttacatttatttttgttttctacctagggttttaagtttaactattttttattttcatgttttctacaatatttgaaaactaaaaacaactatttaaaacataaaattaaataaatttttaacacTATTAAacaaaaatgtttttcaaactttaaaattttaaCCTACTCGCTAcaattaaaaaatgacaataaattaacatgtttttagaaaaataataataaaaaatggaaaaaaatatttaaaaaacaaaGGTACGTACCTGGAATGAGGAAAGAAATGGTTTGGGGGGTCAATTGACAAGCTGAAAATGGGCACTCGTGCTTCCTCAAATCGCCTACCTATTTTCTGAACAGTGAAAATgaggaaaaatgacaaaaaaaaataaaaatacatttacAAAACGGGCAACCattttttacaaatcgggcacccgaTTTGTAACGTTTTGCTTCAGGTGCCTGAACCAAAACGGGGGCACGTTTCTGAAAACATGCACCCGTTTATTCACGGCTCGGGCGCGCGAAGCAAAACAAGCGTCCAATTTGTAAAAATCGGGCGCCCATTTCTAGTCGGTAATTTTCCCAACCCGTGGACTTccacgggattgggacccaactttgaacTCTTATCCTGATATATAAAGGAAATAAGGCCAACTTATGGGATGATGCTTGAAATGGGCACTATGCCCTTAACaaaatagaggatttgaaaccAAATGAACTCATAATAAACAAATCTTGGGGTTTGAAGGTCAATAATTACTTCATATTAGACAAATCTTACTCTTCCCCAAAGCTTACATGGAAGTCCTTTCATTTTTTACCTCTCTCTGCAAGCATGAAAGAATCCTTGGCTTTATAACTTGAGAAAAGATACATATTTTACTtagattttgatgatgatatcataTGGACAAAATAAAAAACTGGGAACAATTCTATTAATGAGGGCTATTTTGTACTACTCAAAAAACAACAAATGTTTGACTAGCCTTCTCATTTAATTTGGAACTCTTCTTGTATGCCCAAGGTAGGGGTTTATTCTTGGTTAGCACTTAAACATATAATTCATTTAGGCTTGAGACTAGATAGAATGGGTATCACCTCTCTTTTCAAATGTACTATGTGCAATAATTATTTTAAAAGTATTGATCACTTATCACTACAGTTTGACTTTTTTGAGAGCATATGGTGTTGGCTACAACAAAAATTACTTTGGAATGGAGCTCTACATAACAAATTGCTCCAACATTTTCAATGCTATCTCATTCTCTTCAAGTCCTCAATCTAGACATGCCTCTAGGAAATCAGTCTTTCCATTGCTATTTAGAACATATGGCTAAAAATAAATAGCAAAATCTTTAGAAAAACAACCTCATATTTTTAATAagtcactttcaaaattgaataatCCATCTCAGAGGTTTCCATGAGTAACTTAATCTGAAATCCAAATAGAAATAAGGTCTCTTTTTTATGGGATAGTCAAATGTTAAAGTCCtacactttcctcaatctaccacTTCTCCAAGGTTCAACTCAATCATCcaagaaaataaatagaaatgGAGTAAGGTGGAAACCTCTTTTGACCAACTAGACCAAATTGAATTTTCATGGGGCTTAAAAACAAAACCCTGATATTTTGGGTGCTAGTGTAGACTTAGGGGATCATAATGGAAAGATCCTCAAAGTAGCCTACAAAATTATTCTATTTTCCATTAACAACACCACCAAATTTAGTGCCCTCCTTTTGGTTCTTCAATTGGCTTTCAAAAGTCAAATTTTAAATCTATGTATTGAGGGTGATTCCATGGTGCTTTATCAAGATTTGTACAATTTGTTCACTCCTTAGTAGCTAAAATACCTCCTCCTTTAAGCTCTTCAATTTATCAAAGGCCTAGATCAATTTGAGTTTTCACACTTCTATAGGGAGGCTAATGGCatttgcaaattttttttgaacAACCAAATAGGAGAATGGGACGTTCCTCCCAAATTTTCCTAATTCATTATCTACCTTGTCAAGATTCATCCTCTTGATTGGATGTTTCCCAATCCAAATCCTACCCCTTCTCGTTGATTGTGCAAGCTCAACTTGGTTCCTCATTCCATCACTCTCCTCAGGGACACCCTTTCCCTAGTCCTCTTTGGGTGACCTTATCTTGGAGATGGGACTTGTCCCATCATGTTTCTGCTTCTAACATTCTGTTTTAGTTTTTTGCAAGCCATGACAACTAGACTCACTATATCAAAAAAATTTACTCAAGGTGATGGATTCATGTTTGAAGCATGAGGCTTAAAGATAACGTTGGTTCTAAATTTTTTTTAGAGATTCAATAATCTCTTGTGTTACAACATTTTGGCATACCTCATGGAGTGAGGCACAATGTTTTTCTACTATAGGACATACTAGCAGATGAGAAGAAAAGATTGCCTAAAATTGGAGGTTTTAGATTTGGAGAGTAACTCCTCTCCCTCTGCAGAATTTATCATCCCTCTTGTATCTACTAGATCAAACCATCTAATTGGAGGAATTTTTAATAAAAACCATTTGTGTTATTGATTTGAGCATAGATCTTCACTATCTTCAATTGTGTTCCTTCTATCGTTTCATTATTGAGTTCTTGGTGGTGTTTTGAACATTTGCTAGGTAGCTTGTTATAGATACAATCACATGATGACTCTTAATAATGATATGTCGTTCATTCCTACATTATTTTAAAGATTGCCTACCCTAGCTCCAAGGGTGTTTGTTACTGTTACTCTATGTTTGAAGTTCTTAGCTCCATTTTACTTCCCTCCATTGTATCCTTAGGAAGGCTGATGATTATAGTTATTTTTCTAATTACATTGGCTCATTGTAATACTTTTCTCAAAGATTTAACCATGATCTCTTGGAAGTTCACACCTTCCTTCTATGGCGGTTCTCCTAGATCATACGCTTGAAAGTCTTTTGCTATCTTATTGATTCTGTTGGCTTTCTTCTCTACTTTATCTCCTTATTTTCTGGGACAATATTTTGGGTGCTTATGATCCTAGCTCAACTCATTAATTTTGACCATGGATATACCTTTCTTATTAGAGAATGCTAGTTCCATGTTTCGATGGCTTTCCAATTATTTCTTTGAGTCCTTTTTGCTACAAACTGTATGAGATTTGTTCAATTGGGCAATTTCTTTTTGGCCCTTTCTTTCTACTTGAGGGTTTTGTTATTTTGGCTTTATAATGGTAGTTGTTCTAGGACTCATGGTTtcattttttactacaactttgtgATAGAGGGATGGCAGTTTTGGATCTTTCTAGGTGTATACTATTATGTAATTACTCTTTTTTtgtataaatttatattatttaggcatctacacacacacaaacacaaaaaaaacaagataaaaagaataatacttataaataattttaaaagagAAATAATGAAGGAACAAAGATGGGATTAGTATTTTCCTAAACTTGTTGGTGCTAGTAATTGGAGGAAAATCTCTAATCATAATGAAGGCACGTGGATGTGATTAGAAAATTTCACTAGCTACTAAAATAAAACCCATTGGAGTCAAGCCCTTCAACATAAGCTAGGGATTTCCCTTTTGTATTAAATTTTTATCCATAAATTTCTATGATGATGAATGGATAATATCTAATATTTTCCTGGGAAATTTTCTTTGAAGATTCTGATAAGCATGAAAAACCCAATATCTAAAAGGAAGAGCCTTAAAATCTAGTTGTTGAATCGATTTCATAGTTCATAATTTAGTCTCtatcaaatcaaataaatgattatTAAGATAAATTTCCACACATATAATATCTTACTTAATCTTACCTTTTTCTGTAGTGTCTGATGAGAAGGGCCCAAGGGTTTTCTCACAATAGTATGCAAAAGATTTAGTTTTTAGAATTCAATAACAAGATGAAGAATCTGAACTTGAGATGGAATTTTAGATGGGAGCTCTTCAAACAGATTAAACCATCTAGGCTAAGACTTAATGaacaatttaaattaattataaaattaattatgaTCCTTAAAAGTCAAATTCTTATCAACCATTCTTGAAAATATTacttgaagaagaaattatttacAATTAATATAAGCTCTTTCATAACCCTTTTTGGTTTCCATGTTTGATCCACCCaatactttgactaataatgcaacATCATCACCTAAAATTTTTTAGTAATGAATAAAATGTGAGAAGGCTTACTTCTTTACAGATCTATTATGTTAGGGATGATTATCAACCCCTTGATCATACCTAGCTTCCTGCATGGTTTTCATTAGAGAATTAAGATTATTTTTATTGTTAAATATCATTGCCCAATCAACTTGAACAACATCCTTGAAATAAAAATGCAAAGGATCAATTGAACCCTTTTTATACCCTATAATAAATAAGCCTCTGGGCCCTAAGACCATACGAAAACGAACACCAAAAAATAaaaccaatttttcttttaaaaactaaactgaaaaataaataaataaacaaataaatcaatCAATCTAGCACTACCCTCAGATGGATAGGTATGCACTTGCCAATAACCTTCACCTACATGAAGGAATTGTAGGTGGTAAACCACCTAACCACTTAGATGTATTTAAGACATCTAAACTAATTTATTGCAGTCGTGCTCGTGCTTACACCCTTATGCAATCATTGGATAGGTATGCACTTGCCAATAACCTCCACCTACAAGAAGAAAATTGTAGGTGGTAAAACACCTAACCACTTAGATGTATTTAAGACATCTATATTAATGTATTGCACTCATGCTCATGCTTACACCCCTATGCATACATCTGattattatcttgatatttgaaacttcatattaatatatataattatttaatcatttgctaaaaataaacataaaactaaataaaaattcaaattaataCACAAACTTCTTCATAATAAATTTGATTATTTATAAATCTTAATTGTTtatattaatacaattaattattagatgattttgtatttttttaaacaaATTGTAGTTAAAAGAAGTATAAATGCCAATTGACAAATTAAATGATTGTAAATAACTTAAACTATTATATTTCATGAGAGTAGTTATTAAAATAATATGAATGATAAATTCTTGAATACTTTTATACATGAGATTTTGCCTTGGCAGCATATCTTAAACACATCCCTAACGTGGGAGGGCTAGGATATGGAACTCCAAGAGGGATACATGTTCTAAGTTCTCACTTTCCACAGAATGATGTGTATGCCTATACACTTCCTGCGGAGGTGAATTTGATCTATTCTGTTTAAGCTGCTGCTTTCACGTCTTTGCTTGATCGGTTATACTTCATATGGCTTTTCACCAGCTGACCGGCAGCAAGGGCAGACATGAGAGACAGGTCTCCTGCCAAAACTGCTGCTGCCACTATTCTTGCCAAGTTCTGAGCATTTGCTCCAGGAGATGAAGCATTTGCTCCTTTCACTCCAAGCATATTCAAGCATGCCGCCTGTGATGCCAACTGCGTCCCTCCTCCCACTGTCCCCACTTCAATGCATGGCATGGTAACCGAAATGTGCAGGTCCTTTCCCCCGTTCACCCCTTCCATCATTGTAAGACAGTGGAAGCTCTCCACattttgtgcaggatcttggcctGTTGCAATGAACACAGCTGACACAATGTTGGCAGCATGGGCATGTGCACACATCTAAACATAGACACAGATGGGGAACTCTTCAACGATGGGGAACTGGATGAAGCCAATATCTTAGATGCTGCAAAGCAAGAAATATTTGCTATTTCTCTGCAGATTCAGACACCTAGAATACTGCAATCATTGATATTCACGACACTGTATTCTGTAAGTCAGATCACAAATTCCACTGGCCACGAAGTTGATATTAACTAGGCGGTTGCAGTTCTTATATGTATTCTTAACATTCTGACAATCATCAGCATTAGAGCTTAGTTGAACATTGAGAGAAATTAAGTGTGCGAAACTGATTAGAGCGAAGCTAGACCAAACAAACCATAACTTGAAACAAACACGGGGATTTTTTGGGGGTGGTTCCTTACAAGTAACGAATGGAAAAATTACATTATCAAATGGAGGGTGTTTTAGGTTCCATGAGTATATAAGTTCAGTCCTAAATAACATATAATGAAAGAGTAGGTTGtaaaaaaagtaatgcaataattGTAGACAAAATAAAATGAAGGGAAAGAGTAGGGTTGTATTCAAGAATTGTATATCATAATCATTTATGAAATTTAGATATAAATAATAAGGAAATCATAGAATTTTCGAATATAAGATATTAAGGttgatattaatattaaatataaaataaattaatcaacTTTTAATATAAGAACTTTCTTACAATATATTATAGTAAAAGTAATATACTAAGTGAAATGGTCAAAATAATTTGCACAATAATATTTAAATCACAAAGGTaattgttgtcacgaaggattgcacccTGATGCTAAGCTGGGAGCTCAACAATCATGTGAAACATGGAATGATCCTCAGGGTTGTGGATTGCTTAATCTTAAGGATCAATCTCCAGAGAGGGTTGGTTCCCTCTCGAAAACCTCCTAAACCTAACTCACTTTGCTGGAAATTAGTTAGGAAGATAACTTGAATTGAAATCCTAAAGCTACAGGAGGTGATTGCACCAAAATTATCTAattctatttgttgtcctaaaCTCACAACCACACTCAATGAAAGAAGGCTTTTATGATCACAACCTAGAAAAATCAAGAAATACATAAATATTTCACAAGAAGGCCTCTTGTTTCAGTGTTTGTGTGAAGGAAACCTGGGTTTCACAACTACAAATTACTTTCAACAATCTAGCACAACCCTAACCTGCATTTACATGAAATCTCTAACCTTATCATTGTATCAATGAGACATATCAGAGGTTTCTTGAAAAGAAACCTAAAAATCACATCAAAATCACTTATAATAATGACAAAAACTAGAAATATTTGAGAAGAAATGTTTCTTCTTTATTGAATTTAAAAGGAATTACTGTTACAGTGCTTTTAGAATCAAAAAAATGTTAAGTTACAATTCTTTACTAGCCTAAAAAAGAGCTATACAAAAGCTACAGAAAAAGAAAAGAATCGGAAAAAGAtagaaaagaagaagaataaatagAAAAGAGGATTTGAAGGTTGACTAATTGTGCCTCCTAAGAACTTGGAGTGAGTTGAGTGCTTTATTCCTTATTTAATATTCATACTGCATTATCCTATCTCCTTGGGTCGAATTTACCTTGAAAGCATGCACAACTGATGGAAACTGAGTGTGTGTGGGCCCAAAAAGTCTCTTGAGTCATGATGAATGCATGCCAGAGCTTAACTTGTATAGAACTGCTGCAAACTCATTGCAGACCCCCTTTTTTAGGATGCATGATTATGGCTTTCAAACTGATTGAGGAGCTAGTAGTTTATGTATTCAAAGATTCTTCGATCGAATTTTCTCTTGAAGCATGCAAAAATGAGGTCAAAATTGCTGCAATCAGGAAGTGAATTGGCCTAAAATTATTCTCAACTGATGGCTAACTAATCGAGAACCTTGAGCTGCACTAAATCATTTGCATTTACTCTTAAATTACTTATTtttattaggtcccagagacaactgagagggaagggggctgaatcagttgtcaaataaattcaaaacaaaaacaacttaaccaacttactgcttaataccagtgaatcggtcttttataccggtggacagttttatgagataattgcaatactggtaaagattaatgcatgaaacaaaaagacaaagtcatccacaaaacttaacaccaatatttgtacgtggaaaccttacccacaatcaaatgatactactacaaatagtaagtgtatacaaatggggtttgcacatgcagaaaggccaagcaccgagagctcactgctcaaacacaaaataggagtcacactgactacaattggatggttaaatccagtaaggatgtactgctcaaaatagaatcttcatatgctagattcagtaccgatgtagttctgatattctttcaaaaaaacttgcttcaccttcaaatgatgtctacctgtatagctcttcttaatctcgcatatactttcacacaattcttcttcgcattccacatccgatcttacaaataagatcttacatttatataataacctaagaccaattttagtaggtcggctctaagagatattacaataaagtcaatttacaaacaaaacagtatccgatgcaataaccgatacaacatgttggattgatgcatttacaacaataataagatgtctccatagcatgttgtgctgatttggaaaagataattgtgtcggtgtataacctagacctatttgccggtaacaacaaatatgcaaatacgaatatgctaataaatgattttccaagacaaagtgtccaaacgatgtcttcaacataaccaagtgttttccatgccattccaagtgttggtgatcattatatcctaccggtgtaccagatatcagtgactgtgcataagtcattttcttgtcggtgaatgttgtcgattctccaaagtgctagagttgatacggtttagtaggtgttgacatcaatgacaaaacaataccaaaataccaacacttttgGGGACTCAAACTGATCCATGAGATAGTTCAACTCACCAATTTGCCTTTAGATACTGTCATAGTCCTAAAACTGCTCTTGAGACTGTGATTTGATGACTATGAATTAATAGCTCTTAACCACATGTTCACTATAACTTCATAGTTTTAATAGTGTCATTAACTCCTTTCTTCAATTCACAAAGCTCCTATTTTTCTACATTGTAAACTTGACTTTCATTGTATTCATCTTTCATTCTAGTCTTTAGATTGCTCTTGACTGTACTTTTATGTTTTTACAACATTGTGAGTGTTATCGTCCATCATTCTTTGTATATGGTGCTACAACTATCTTTTTTGGTATTCTTGTGATAAGGGCATTGATCAGTCTCTTTACTACTTTTGGTGATTGATCATCATGAAGGATTCCTTTATGTTGCTATTCCATGTCTTTCTTTGAAGATTTTCACTGTCTTAACACATAGATCATGTTGAGGCTATTCCAACCTTAATGTAAGCTTGAAGTAATGATACATTCATTGTTTTTCTCTTAGAACTATCTAATAAATCTGATTGTTTTAATCACTACTCAAGGGCATAATACCTGTGACCCTCTTTTTACTATCAAATTGACTGTATTTACATTTTTTGAGCTCTTCACTATCCTTCTTCGAATGATCTCgtacatataaaattaaatcacTGTGACTACCTTCTAGCTTTCTATAACAAGTATTTTAATGCTTTGTTCAATAACTTGGGTATTGCCCTTCCTTCTAACCTCTTAAGGATATGTATGAATCTCTCCATGAAGGCTATGAAGTGACTATTTATTCTTTGGCTTTAATGTTTCTATAGCCCTTATTATGATAGTGAATATTTCATTGCATTGTAATGCTTTGTATTGCTTTCAAGTCTTGGTTGACAACATCTACCGATCTACAGGGATCTTGGGATTGCTTTCTTTTGTATGGTTTGGTCTCATCTTTATGTCATATACTGTGAATACTTTGTGATGAAACCCTTACTACTCTTTCATCTATGCTTTTATTCCTTTGACTCTGCCCTTTGTATTAGTCTATTATGACTAATCTAATTGTCCCAAAACTTGTTTTAGACTGCAAATGTAATGGCCGAGCTTGATCATTGTGATTTTCACTTTGTTAGCACTTCTCTGAGCCTATTGTATTTGTATGTTGATGGCTACCTCTAGGCTTCAAATAAACGTATACATAATGTCCATACTACTGCTAGGAGATCTATTGTTGCTTTTTAAATCCTCAATATACAGTGAGCTTTGTTTCTGGTGCCTATTTGTTGTTGTGGTGTTGTCTTCCCTTACCAGTCATAGGTGTTTCTTtgatcttgagaaatatgattgcTTCATTTTGAATGGTTGCAATCACAATTTTTAGGTCTCTGACATACCTCAGTAGCAATCTTATGATAATATTATGGTCTCTCTTGGACTCTTTGGGATTTGTCTTGATGTTTCTATATCATTGATCCACTATTCTATTGATTCAATAGGACTATTATTTGATGCTTTGATGTTACCCACTATGTCAAACCCTTTCTTTTCTCTTAGTGTGTTTTGTCCAGCCTCACTATCTAACGAGCTTAATAGTTTTGAGATAAGAAGACTACTATTAGATATTAATCCCTCACTGATAACTTCTGAACTCCACAAACTGTATTGACTGTCATTTGCAGGTCTGGGATTGTTTTGATATGACTATGTAAGATCTAAAATCTACTTTCTTACTCTTCTTCATGATCAGCTCTTCTATATACTTAACACTGTTATTATGAATCTTATAAGAATATTGTCTTTGTGATGAATCCTTCATGTATATGTGAATGCGACAAAATATTCTTATAAGTTTTTTACAGTCCTATTATTTATCTCTACCCTTTGACTTCTCTCCGCTTGGTTTATCCTCTAAATGTTGTCTATCTCTTATTAGGTGATATCTTCAAACTGTTGTATATATACATGATGATAGGAGCTTGTATTGAATTTAAAGACCACTTAACTTCCTAAAGTGTAGTTAGTGATTCAAACTAC
This window harbors:
- the LOC131071024 gene encoding 3-hydroxy-3-methylglutaryl-coenzyme A reductase 2-like; its protein translation is MCAHAHAANIVSAVFIATGQDPAQNVESFHCLTMMEGVNGGKDLHISVTMPCIEVGTVGGGTQLASQAACLNMLGVKGANASSPGANAQNLARIVAAAVLAGDLSLMSALAAGQLVKSHMKYNRSSKDVKAAA